A region from the Andrena cerasifolii isolate SP2316 chromosome 11, iyAndCera1_principal, whole genome shotgun sequence genome encodes:
- the Hry gene encoding bHLH transcriptional repressor hairy — translation MVTGVGATMPTGGVTVGATPPAQHVPQEAGQPPAQTTTTTATTRRSGENRRSNKPIMEKRRRARINNCLNDLKTLILDAMKKDPARHSKLEKADILEMTVKHLETLQRQQVALAAATDPNVLNKFRAGFTECAGEVGRFPGLDASVKRRLMAHLASCLGPVEASNTNAQATNQQPVQPAPPTTQLQVHILPQVDATPRIQVQQSNGIFFTNANGTGLQLVPTRLPNGDIALVLPAGAKATPVTSPASSPAPTSPLPTLIPIPQRTASTASASSSSSSASSTSTSAASPVAFEAPPASFREQPVAFNTGNSHRDVATSPANGYTSDTEFDPRVYSPPLQKPLALVMRKSVMPEVEEKPWRPW, via the exons ATGGTGACCGGGGTGGGTGCCACGATGCCTACAGGCGGTGTCACCGTCGGTGCTACGCCGCCGGCGCAACACGTGCCCCAGGAGGCTGGACAGCCCCCTGCGCAAACCACCACCACGACAGCAACCACTAGGAGATCTGGAGAGAATCGACGG AGTAATAAACCGATTATGGAAAAGCGGCGGCGAGCCCGCATTAACAACTGCTTGAACGACCTGAAGACCCTAATCCTGGATGCCATGAAAAAAGAC CCAGCGAGGCACTCGAAGCTAGAGAAGGCGGATATCCTGGAGATGACGGTGAAACACCTGGAAACGCTCCAGCGTCAACAGGTTGCCCTGGCAGCCGCGACAGATCCGAACGTCTTGAACAAATTCCGGGCTGGTTTCACGGAATGCGCCGGTGAGGTTGGCAGGTTTCCCGGTCTGGACGCCTCGGTGAAGAGACGTTTGATGGCCCACTTGGCTTCCTGCCTCGGACCAGTCGAGGCGAGCAACACCAACGCTCAGGCAACGAACCAGCAGCCTGTTCAACCGGCGCCACCGACCACCCAGCTCCAAGTCCACATCCTCCCGCAAGTGGACGCCACGCCAAGGATCCAGGTTCAGCAATCGAACGGGATCTTCTTCACGAACGCTAATGGAACTGGCCTCCAGCTGGTGCCGACCAGGTTGCCCAACGGGGACATCGCTCTGGTCCTTCCAGCAGGAGCAAAGGCTACTCCAGTCACGTCGCCAGCCTCGTCGCCGGCACCAACCTCGCCTCTGCCAACTCTGATCCCTATCCCTCAGAGAACGGCCAGCACGGCGTCcgcatcgtcctcgtcctcgtcggccAGCTCGACGTCGACATCGGCGGCCAGCCCTGTCGCGTTCGAGGCACCACCGGCGAGCTTTCGCGAGCAGCCGGTAGCTTTCAACACGGGGAACAGCCACAGGGACGTGGCGACGTCACCGGCCAACGGTTACACCAGTGACACCGAGTTCGACCCCCGTGTCTACAGCCCGCCTCTCCAGAAACCCCTCGCCCTGGTGATGAGGAAGAGCGTGATGCCCGAGGTCGAAGAGAAACCGTGGAGGCCGTGGTAA